The segment TTATTGCAAACATTTTTGGAACAGCGCGATAAGTTGGCGGAACATTTGGGAAATCCTGATTATGTATTAAAGGCATTTATTCACTATGTTGCAATTTACTGTAATTTAAGTTGGTTAAAAATTCTATTAAAAGAGGGCGTTTTGGTACAGCTTTGGGATTTTAATAAAAATACACCAATACATGTAATTATTGAAACAGAAAAATATGAAAAAATAGAAGATAAATGTGAGTTTGTAACATTAATTTTAAAAGAAAAAGATATAACCGCTCTTTATAGAAATAGACAGGATAAATATGCAACTGATTTGGCTATGGAAAAATTAAACGAATATAAGAAATTATTAGATTTGGAAAAATCGAAGTCTAAAACATCTCTTATTAAACAAAACGAAATCCAAAAACAGGTAGATTGTTATACAAAGTTAATTAATATGTTATCTCAAATATATAAAGATTAGTTATTAGAATATAAATATTAAAAAAAATACAGATATTCTATTGACATAAAATCATCTTATTTGTACCATACAATCATTATTAAAAATTTTCTGTGCCGGGGTAGCTCAGTGGTAGAGCAAAAGACTGAAAATCTTTGTGTCGGCAGTTCAATTCTGCCTCCCGGCACCAATTTATTCTATAAATTTCTTAATTTTAAAATTTAAATACTGGAAGAACTTGTTATGTTTGATTTTTTATCGCAAAAATTTTCCGGAATTTTGGGATGGATGAAGGATAAAGGTCGTTTGACGGAAGAAAATATACAAGATGCCGTAAATCAAGTGCAAAATGCATTATTAGATGCTGATGTACCTTATGAATTGGTACAAAGTTTTTTATCCGGCATTAAAAGCGAAATTATAAATAAAAAGCTTCAGTCCGGATTGAGACCGGGTGAGAAATTTATAAAAATAGTCTATGACAAGCTTTTAGAATTTCTCGGGGGTGGAAACAATTTGGTTGTTGATTCTTTTCAAATTCCATCTGTAATAATGGTTATGGGCTTACAGGGTTCTGGTAAAACAACTACTGTAGCTAAGCTTGCAAATTATATTTTAAAGCAGGCTAAAAAAAATGGAAAAAATAGAAAAATACTTCTTGCTTCGGTAGATTTTTATAGACCAGCTGCAATTGAACAGTTAAAAATATTGGCAAAACAAGTTGGAGTTGATTTTTATGCTCCGGATACAAGTAACTCATTAAAAGCAGCTCAGGATATATACAATTATTATAAAAAAAATAGTTATCAACTTTTATTTTTAGATACAGCCGGACGTTTGCATATTGATCAAGAAATGATTGAAGAATTGAAGCAAATTGATAAAAATTTAGAGCCAAAATATAAAATTTTAGTTCTAGATTCCATGACAGGTCAGGAATCGCTTAATGTTGCTAAAGTTTTTGATAAATCGGTTGGTTTTAATTCGGCAATTTTAACTAAAATGGATAGTGATACCAGAGGTGGTGCTGCCTTTTCTTTCAAATATGAACTTAAAAAAAATATAATATTTGTGGGATCAGGTGAAAAGATTGATGATATTGAGAGTTTTATTCCGGAAAGAATGGCTTCAAGAATTTTGGGTATGGGTGATATTTTAACATTAATAGAAAAATCGCAAGATTTGATAGATGAAAAAAAGTCTGGTGATATAGCTAATAAGCTAATGGCCGGTAATTTTACATTACAAGATTTTTTGGATCAAATTGCAATGGTTTCCAAAATGGGATCTTTGCAGAAAATAGCTAAATATTTGCCCGGAGCAAACGCTATTTCCCCTGAAATGCTTGAAAAAAGTCAGGAAGAAATGAAGAAATTTAAAGCAATTATTTCTTCTATGACAAAAAAAGAACGTTTTTTGCCGCAAATATTGGATGCCTCAAGAAAAAAAAGAATAGCTTTGGGATCAGGCGTTTTAGTATCCGATATCAATATTTTGTTACAAAAATTTGAACAAAGTAAGCAATTTGCTAAAATGTTTAGAAAGTTTAAACCATTTTGATCTTTGTGGGGTTTTGCTTTATTGAATTTAATGGTATATTACAGTGTTAATTAATTTGGTCTATTACACCGATTATTGTTAGTTGAAGGGATTTTTTTTATGTCAGTTAAAATTCGTCTTAGTCGCATGGGAAAGAATAATCGACCATATTGGCGAGTTGTTGCAGTTGATTCAAGAAAAAAGAGAGATGGCGCATTTTTGGAAAACCTTGGAAGTTACGATCCAATAAAGCATGATGTATTACAGCTTCATACAGATCGTATTAATGATTGGGTTTTAAAAGGAGCTATTTGCTCTCCTGCCGTTAAAAAACTTATTAAAATATCTAAGTAGTTTAGTTGGTTACATCCCGTAATTATTATGAGCTAGGAGTTAAATGATGCTTAAGGAACTTGTTGAATATATAGTTAAAAAGCTGGTAGATAAACCTGAAAAAGTTGTTGTTACGGAAATATGCGGAGAACAGGCCACTATAATTGAGTTACGTGTAGCTGCTGAGGATTTAGGTAAGGTTATTGGAAAAGAAGGTAAAACTGCAAGAGCTATTAGAACTTTAGTTCATGCTGCTGCAAGTAAAGAACGCAAAAGAGCCGTTCTTGAAATTTTAGAATAATTACGAATTTATATCTAAATATTACCCACGAATTTAATAAGGCTTATCGTTATTTGTAAGTTTATTTAATCGTGGGTTTTTTATTGTGAATATTATGAAAATTACTATCATTACGGTGTTTCCTGAATTTTATGATTCATTTTTTAAGCATAGTCTTATTTCAAGGGCCATACAGAATGGAGTCTTATCTGTAAATTTTATAAAATTTTCGGATATGTGTGAGCCTAAGGAGCGAATTGATACTCAAATTTGTGGCCCAGGTGTGGGCATGCTTATAAAACCTGAAGTTGTTCAAAATGCCATAGAAAAAGCAGAGAATCTTTGGGGGCAAGGATTTAAAATATTTTTTTCGCCTCAGGGTGAAAAAATGGATCAAATTTTATTAAAGAATTTAGCAAATAATTTTTTAATAAAAGATAGTAAAAAAGATGAATATAATTCTAAATTTAATAATAATCATATAATTCTGGTTTGTGCAAGATATGAAGGCCTAGATCAGCGAGTTGAAGATTTTTATGCTGATTTGGTTTTGTCTGTTGGCGATTATGTTTTGATGGGCGGCGATTTGCCGGCGCAACTTTTTATTGAAAGTTTTTTAAGATTAGTACCCGGAATCATTGGAAAATCAGAGTCTGTTGAAAAAGATTCTTTCTATGGTGCTTTTTTAGACTATCCAAGCTATTGTTTGCCAAAAAGTTGGAAAAATATCGATGTCCCTGAAGTTTTGTTGTCAGGCAATCATGCTTTAATTGATGAATGGCGACAAAATGAAGCTGCAAAAAAAACTATATTTAAGCGATTTGATTGGTTTATATCATCAAATCCTGATATTAATGAAATAAAAACAGCAAAGAAATTTATACCGAAACATTATGTTGCATTGATGCATTCGCAAGTGTTAGTTCAAGGTGACAAAGTAGGCGATACCTCGATTACATCTCTTGATATTCATGATATTGCAAGAAGTAGTGCCACTTATGACATTAAAAACTATTTTGTAGTATCCGGATTGAAAGATCAGCAAAAAATATTGAATACTTTCTTGGATTTTTGGAAGTCCGAGGATGGAAAAGATTATAATTTTAGTAGATTTCAAGCTGTGAATAGAATTATTCCGGCATTAAGTTTTTCAGATATTATTGATAAAATTAAAGAAATAGAGGGTCTTGAGCCTATAGTAATTACAACTTCAGCAAAAACATCTAATCTAAATAATAATGGGCCTAAAATAATAGATTATAATTCTCAAGGCGAAATTTTTTCACAAAAAAGACCAATTTTATTTGTTTTTGGTACAGGGCAGGGGTTATCTAATGAAATTTTAGATAAAAGCGATTACTTGCTATTACCCATAAAGGGATTATCCGATTATAACCATTTGTCTGTTCGGTCTGCAGCTGCTATAATTTTGGATAGATGGTTGGGTTTAAAAAACCGTGTTGAATAAAAGTTGATAAACAAACTAAATAAAGGTAAAATACCTATTATTTAGTTTGTACTTAAAAGTTTATTTTATAAAATATTTTTATAAAGGTATTAACAAGATGAAGGCTACAGTTCTTACAAAAGAGACAATTCTCGATTATGAGATAAAAGATAGAAAGTTTCCTGAATTTAGAGTTGGCGACACTATAGAAGTTGGCCAAATTGTAAAAGAAGGTAATAAACAAAGGGTTCAGCTTTACAAAGGTGATGTTATTGCGATCAGTAATAATGGAATTTCATCTACATTTACAGTCAGAAAGCTTAGTGCTGACGGTGTTTTTGTTGAAAGAATATTTCCATATTATTCGCCAATGATTGATGGCGTTGCAATTGTTAAAACCGGTGATGTAAGAAGAGCTAAACTTTATTATTTAAGAGATAAAGTTGGTAAAATGGCAAGAATTAAAGAAATGGTTTTAACAAAAGAGCAAAAAGAAGCTAAAGCAGCTTTGAGCAAAGAGTAATATTAATATTGCTTATGCATTTATCTTTAAAAGAAAATTTGTGGCGGCCTTTTGGCCGCTTTATGATTTTGGTTTTAACTTTGCTAACTTTATCATCATGTGGTAAGCATAAATCTAAAAATAGTTCTATTATTGCTTTGGATGTTATACCTAAATCTGAATTAATTATTACCGATGCGTTGGTGAATCAGGCTAAATATTCATATATGCCTGTACCTATTGGTTTTGATCTTATTGATCAAGCTGAAAATGATGTTTATTTGTTTGAAAATAAAACTGATTTTTTAGCTTATCATGGTGAATCGGGAATTGTAGATCTTTTGATATTTTATAAAAAAAATTTAGAGCGCGATGGTTGGAAGATTAGCGATTTATCAAATGAATATGAAGGTTTGTTAATTTGTGATAAACCTAAAAAACAGGTTGTAATTTCTATAAGATCTCTTGATGATAAAAAAACTAAATTGTGTTTATTTATTAAGAATAATTTTGAGCAGGCACTTAAGATTGGATCTAGTGTTGATATGATTAATTCTAAGCCTGTAAATGATTCTGATTTTAACGGATTTAAAAAAGGGTAACATTATATGTTTATTATATTGAAGGCCGCTTTTTTGTTTATTTCTATTGTAGTAGTATTACCTATTGTTTTCTTTTTGTTAATTAATCTATTTGGAAAATCTTTTTGTTTGACTATAGACTCCAATTCATGGCTTGCAAAGACCAAAGTTAAATGGATAAAGTCCTTGCTTAAAAAAACTAATTTGATTTAATTTTTCAAATTTTTAATCGTTAATTTCTACATTATCTTTATTTGCTAAAATTAGTTCACAGTTTAAAAATAGTTCATTTATTTGTTTTATTTTTTCTTCATCATTTAATACAGAACCAAAATATATAATTCTTTTTCCAATTATATCTCCGGATTTAATATTTTCTTTGTTTTTACCAAAACGGTTATTAAAATCGATGGTTCTGTTTGCATATGGTTTTTCAGAACCTATAGATTCTTGTAATTTTTGATTTTCTAAAGACAATAAAACATGTTTTATTGTCTTTGTTTTAGTATCAGCCAAAAATACAAAATCTCCGGTTTCTAATTCTTTACCTGAATTTAATTTATTACAAAATTTATATAGCTCTACTGAATTTCTTGGAATTGCCAATCCACAGCACCTGTAGAGTAAATTAACAAACCCGGAACAATCAACACTTGTTTGATAGCAAGAATTTTCAGAGTATGGTGTTCTTCCACCCCATGCATATGGCATTCCTAAAAATTCTGATGCAATTTTTTTAATATTTTTTCGAATATTTGCAATTTTTGGTATTGATTTAAATGGCTTTTTAAAATGTTGCATAATGTTTTTTGAATATATGTATATTTTATCTTTTGTTGAGCTAACAGTAATTTTTTCTGGTGAAAATTTTTTAGTTGATACTCCAATAAAATTTAATCTGGTGCCAATTGGAATGGCTATTAAAAAGTCTTTATTTTTTGAATAAATTGGACACCACGGTTTTGTTATGGTTATAAAATTATTTTTTTTTATATTATCATAAATATCATAATTGCAGTCGCTAATTCTAATAGAATCTTTTTTTTTAATCCATCCAGTTAGAGGTGTTAAATTGGCATTGAACTGTTCCAAACAGTAAACAAATATCCATTTTTCGTGATTAAATTTTTGTTTTTTATTTTCAAAGAACACATATTCGCCAAATAATAGTTGGGATTCTATTTCCGGTGAATCAGTTGATAATATCGGATATTCTTGTTTGAAATTATTTTTTGTAGGTTTTTTTTGTAAGTTGGTAAATGGCACACAAACTTGTCTTATGCTTATTTCTATATTATTTGAAAAAGTTGAGCTGCTAGGCATCATACAATTTATTGATACAAATATTAGATTAATTGAGATTATTTTAATAAAAATTATTTTCTTCATATTCCATCCCCAAAAGAGTTAAAATTATTTTTCATAATTATTTTTGCTGTAATTATATAGAAAGAGAGCTTAATTTGAAAGAAAATATTAAAAAAAGATCGATTTGTTTTATATTTCGTAATGATTTACGATTGAATGATAATTTAGGATTGATAGAAGCATTAAAAACAAAAAGTAATGTTTTACCGTTATATTTGGCTGAAAATTTGAATTTATTTTGTAAAAATAATTATAATAATCAGCAATTTATAGTTGAATCATTAATAGATCTTGATTTACAGCTTGATAAATTTGGTTCCAAACTTTTAATAATAAAAAATATTAAAGACTTAGAATCTATTATAAATGAATATAATATTAAAGCTTTTTATATTAATAAATTGTATCATCCATTGCATCTAAAACAAGAATTAGAAATTTTAAAATTATGTAAAAAAAATAATTTAGAATTTAAATCGTTACATGATTTTTTGTTACATGATCTAGACGTAAACAAAAAAATATATAAAGTTTATACTCCATTTTTAATTTTTTTTTCAAAAAAACAAATTTTGGTTACTCAGAAAAATAATTATAAAAATTATTTTTCTAAAAAATATATCAAAAATCATTTATTGCTAAAAAATATATTAAATAAAAAAAATAAAAATTTACATAAACATGGTGGATCATCAAATGCTTTAAAGATAATTAAAAATATAAAAAATTATAAAAACTATAAAGATGAGCGAGATATTCCTGCAATCGATGGAACTACTAAGCTATCTGCTTATATAAATGTTGGAGCCATATCTATAAGAACAGTTTATCATGAAATTGTAAAAGAATTTGGTAATAATCATGAAATAATACGACAACTTTATTGGCGTGAATTTTATTATCAGCTTTATTACGGTATGCCGGAATTATTTAATTCGGTATTAAGACCAAGAAATATTAAATGGAAACAAGATAAGATTTTTTTAAATTCGTGGAAAAATGCTAAAACGGGAATTGAACTTGTGGATGCTGGAATGAAAGAATTAAATGTTTCAGGATTTATGCATAATAGAATTAGAATGTTAACCGCAAACTATTTAGCTTTAAAAAAATGGATTAATTGGGAATTAGGTGAAAAATATTTTGCTGAAAAACTTACTGATTATGATCCCATATTAAATAATGGGAATTGGCAGTATATGGCTCAGGTTGGTGCAAATATGGCCCCTTTTCCAAGGGTATTAAATCCTGAATTGCAACAAAAAAAGTTTGA is part of the Candidatus Dependentiae bacterium genome and harbors:
- the ffh gene encoding signal recognition particle protein, with amino-acid sequence MFDFLSQKFSGILGWMKDKGRLTEENIQDAVNQVQNALLDADVPYELVQSFLSGIKSEIINKKLQSGLRPGEKFIKIVYDKLLEFLGGGNNLVVDSFQIPSVIMVMGLQGSGKTTTVAKLANYILKQAKKNGKNRKILLASVDFYRPAAIEQLKILAKQVGVDFYAPDTSNSLKAAQDIYNYYKKNSYQLLFLDTAGRLHIDQEMIEELKQIDKNLEPKYKILVLDSMTGQESLNVAKVFDKSVGFNSAILTKMDSDTRGGAAFSFKYELKKNIIFVGSGEKIDDIESFIPERMASRILGMGDILTLIEKSQDLIDEKKSGDIANKLMAGNFTLQDFLDQIAMVSKMGSLQKIAKYLPGANAISPEMLEKSQEEMKKFKAIISSMTKKERFLPQILDASRKKRIALGSGVLVSDINILLQKFEQSKQFAKMFRKFKPF
- the rpsP gene encoding 30S ribosomal protein S16 translates to MSVKIRLSRMGKNNRPYWRVVAVDSRKKRDGAFLENLGSYDPIKHDVLQLHTDRINDWVLKGAICSPAVKKLIKISK
- a CDS encoding KH domain-containing protein — translated: MLKELVEYIVKKLVDKPEKVVVTEICGEQATIIELRVAAEDLGKVIGKEGKTARAIRTLVHAAASKERKRAVLEILE
- the trmD gene encoding tRNA (guanosine(37)-N1)-methyltransferase TrmD → MNIMKITIITVFPEFYDSFFKHSLISRAIQNGVLSVNFIKFSDMCEPKERIDTQICGPGVGMLIKPEVVQNAIEKAENLWGQGFKIFFSPQGEKMDQILLKNLANNFLIKDSKKDEYNSKFNNNHIILVCARYEGLDQRVEDFYADLVLSVGDYVLMGGDLPAQLFIESFLRLVPGIIGKSESVEKDSFYGAFLDYPSYCLPKSWKNIDVPEVLLSGNHALIDEWRQNEAAKKTIFKRFDWFISSNPDINEIKTAKKFIPKHYVALMHSQVLVQGDKVGDTSITSLDIHDIARSSATYDIKNYFVVSGLKDQQKILNTFLDFWKSEDGKDYNFSRFQAVNRIIPALSFSDIIDKIKEIEGLEPIVITTSAKTSNLNNNGPKIIDYNSQGEIFSQKRPILFVFGTGQGLSNEILDKSDYLLLPIKGLSDYNHLSVRSAAAIILDRWLGLKNRVE
- the rplS gene encoding 50S ribosomal protein L19, which produces MKATVLTKETILDYEIKDRKFPEFRVGDTIEVGQIVKEGNKQRVQLYKGDVIAISNNGISSTFTVRKLSADGVFVERIFPYYSPMIDGVAIVKTGDVRRAKLYYLRDKVGKMARIKEMVLTKEQKEAKAALSKE
- a CDS encoding C40 family peptidase, yielding MKKIIFIKIISINLIFVSINCMMPSSSTFSNNIEISIRQVCVPFTNLQKKPTKNNFKQEYPILSTDSPEIESQLLFGEYVFFENKKQKFNHEKWIFVYCLEQFNANLTPLTGWIKKKDSIRISDCNYDIYDNIKKNNFITITKPWCPIYSKNKDFLIAIPIGTRLNFIGVSTKKFSPEKITVSSTKDKIYIYSKNIMQHFKKPFKSIPKIANIRKNIKKIASEFLGMPYAWGGRTPYSENSCYQTSVDCSGFVNLLYRCCGLAIPRNSVELYKFCNKLNSGKELETGDFVFLADTKTKTIKHVLLSLENQKLQESIGSEKPYANRTIDFNNRFGKNKENIKSGDIIGKRIIYFGSVLNDEEKIKQINELFLNCELILANKDNVEIND
- a CDS encoding deoxyribodipyrimidine photo-lyase, giving the protein MKENIKKRSICFIFRNDLRLNDNLGLIEALKTKSNVLPLYLAENLNLFCKNNYNNQQFIVESLIDLDLQLDKFGSKLLIIKNIKDLESIINEYNIKAFYINKLYHPLHLKQELEILKLCKKNNLEFKSLHDFLLHDLDVNKKIYKVYTPFLIFFSKKQILVTQKNNYKNYFSKKYIKNHLLLKNILNKKNKNLHKHGGSSNALKIIKNIKNYKNYKDERDIPAIDGTTKLSAYINVGAISIRTVYHEIVKEFGNNHEIIRQLYWREFYYQLYYGMPELFNSVLRPRNIKWKQDKIFLNSWKNAKTGIELVDAGMKELNVSGFMHNRIRMLTANYLALKKWINWELGEKYFAEKLTDYDPILNNGNWQYMAQVGANMAPFPRVLNPELQQKKFDKQKIYIKKWLTKD